Proteins encoded within one genomic window of Citrobacter amalonaticus Y19:
- a CDS encoding glycoside hydrolase — protein sequence MKLTVLGGGGVRSAFLAKSLAYNAHRIGLQEVVFLDNAEENLKIFGEIARYVFATIRPDIRFSLTTDPVSALKNSNYVITTLRVGGDESRVRDERIALNHNTLGQETTGAGGFAMAMRSIPAILNYCRLIEEHAAPDAILFNFTNPSGLVTEAIIKSGFKRRVYGICDAPSELIRELPAILNCDEADLKVECYGLNHFSWFTHFTVKGEDVTDKLVSNPELYSKTAMQYFSPVLVQLCDKQLLNEYLYYYYYREVALKAIQDAPETRGEAIARINKEMREELQNVDAQANPEAAFDIWMKHYLRRENSYMQNESHQEKFNTRTPLTLQQFIEEPDSGGYAGVALDILEAVNSSTSKRIVVSLQNNGTLDFLRPDDVIEISCDLSKEGLKPVTPIHVPDAQKNMISCVKEYERLAVDAIMRKDKSLAIRALMAHPLIGSWSLAKQLVSEYLDEAQFSDWK from the coding sequence ATGAAATTAACTGTATTAGGCGGAGGCGGTGTTCGTTCCGCGTTCCTGGCAAAATCTTTGGCCTATAATGCGCATCGTATTGGCTTACAAGAAGTGGTATTCCTCGATAATGCAGAAGAGAACCTGAAAATTTTCGGCGAAATCGCCCGTTATGTTTTTGCCACGATTCGACCTGATATTCGTTTCAGCCTGACGACGGATCCGGTATCCGCCTTAAAGAACAGCAATTATGTCATCACCACGCTGCGTGTCGGCGGCGATGAAAGCCGCGTGCGCGATGAACGTATTGCGTTGAACCATAACACGTTGGGTCAGGAGACCACCGGAGCGGGCGGTTTTGCGATGGCGATGCGCTCCATCCCCGCCATTCTCAATTATTGCCGCCTGATTGAAGAACATGCCGCACCCGATGCCATTCTGTTCAACTTTACCAACCCTTCCGGGCTGGTTACTGAAGCTATCATTAAGTCCGGGTTTAAACGTCGGGTTTACGGTATTTGCGATGCGCCCTCAGAGCTGATTCGCGAGCTGCCTGCCATCCTCAACTGCGACGAAGCGGATTTGAAAGTGGAATGTTATGGTCTGAACCATTTCTCCTGGTTTACCCACTTCACCGTGAAGGGGGAGGATGTGACCGACAAACTGGTGAGCAACCCGGAACTGTACAGTAAGACGGCGATGCAGTACTTCTCACCGGTGCTGGTTCAGCTTTGCGACAAGCAGTTGCTGAATGAATATCTCTATTACTACTACTATCGCGAAGTGGCGCTGAAAGCGATTCAGGATGCGCCGGAAACTCGCGGTGAAGCCATCGCGCGGATCAACAAGGAAATGCGCGAGGAACTCCAGAACGTTGATGCGCAGGCAAACCCGGAAGCCGCATTTGATATCTGGATGAAACACTATTTGCGCCGCGAAAATAGCTATATGCAGAACGAGTCGCATCAGGAAAAATTCAACACACGTACTCCGCTGACGCTGCAACAGTTTATTGAAGAGCCGGATAGCGGTGGTTACGCGGGGGTGGCGCTGGATATTCTTGAAGCCGTGAACAGTTCCACCAGCAAGCGCATTGTGGTCTCGTTGCAAAATAACGGCACGCTGGATTTCTTACGCCCGGATGATGTTATCGAGATCAGCTGTGACCTGAGCAAAGAGGGGCTGAAACCCGTTACGCCTATCCACGTACCGGACGCCCAGAAAAACATGATCTCCTGCGTTAAAGAGTACGAACGTCTGGCAGTGGACGCCATCATGCGCAAAGATAAGAGTCTGGCTATCCGCGCATTAATGGCGCATCCGCTGATTGGCTCCTGGTCGCTGGCCAAACAGCTGGTTAGCGAGTATCTCGATGAAGCGCAGTTTAGCGACTGGAAATAA
- a CDS encoding MurR/RpiR family transcriptional regulator: protein MELENVFRDVKLSKTDVTVLRFIQNNPEQCIREGIRTVAEHCYSNPSSLVRLAKKLKFSGWLELVYFIKFNITMPKLDVTNDINFMNVQPAENLSQLLNRLQHDRILIHGSGFSQLIAQYIYNKFLVIGVNASLALWPDYEILEQKTAAKFDSIWLVSKSGRSSSALNWVKALEGKNTDLVCFTGDYQSPLAQAADTAVIIHDPQKFDDDIYWSNPFFGYCILGFEHLLKLWFLQNPGGAPVDAPGTIISSR from the coding sequence ATGGAACTGGAAAATGTATTTCGTGATGTAAAATTAAGTAAGACAGACGTCACCGTGCTGCGCTTTATTCAGAATAATCCAGAGCAATGCATTCGTGAGGGCATTCGCACCGTCGCAGAACACTGTTACAGTAACCCGTCCTCATTGGTCAGACTGGCGAAAAAGCTCAAGTTTAGCGGCTGGCTGGAGTTGGTATACTTCATTAAGTTTAATATCACAATGCCAAAACTTGACGTGACAAATGATATTAACTTTATGAATGTCCAGCCTGCCGAAAACCTGTCTCAGCTATTAAATCGCCTGCAACACGACCGTATTCTTATTCATGGTAGCGGCTTCTCTCAACTGATTGCCCAATATATTTATAATAAATTCCTGGTGATTGGCGTAAATGCCAGTCTGGCACTTTGGCCGGACTACGAAATACTCGAACAAAAAACGGCTGCAAAATTTGACTCTATCTGGCTGGTGTCTAAATCCGGTCGCAGCAGCTCGGCATTAAACTGGGTCAAAGCGCTGGAAGGAAAAAATACCGACCTGGTCTGCTTTACCGGTGACTATCAAAGCCCGCTGGCCCAGGCGGCGGACACCGCCGTCATCATCCACGATCCGCAAAAGTTTGATGATGATATCTACTGGAGCAATCCTTTCTTTGGTTACTGCATCCTGGGATTCGAACATCTGCTGAAGCTCTGGTTTTTACAAAATCCGGGCGGGGCGCCAGTCGACGCCCCGGGGACGATTATTTCCAGTCGCTAA
- a CDS encoding MFS transporter, with translation MNKNLTLLAMMFFLWGNITAINSVLIIFFYQYFHLSWSQSIFITVIFYVAPFLTCLPCSMLIERQGYRKVLLLSLALSVAGCLMFALALQLDSFALSLLAMFVVATGVAAMQVVANPYLTLLSAPHKRIGNLCLASAVNSLGTTLAPMLVALLLAFSPVDILAREEPISALWLCLAFFSLALIAGVFWIHLPDVARPEKTASGTHNAWKNRELLFSVAAIFIYVGVEVSLATSLVKYLITIGGWSTTVAMSLVSFYWGGALAGRFLYGFLADKTGNYTPFLVATLACATAVIMAIWLNDITGGYLLILTGLGNSILYPIIFGHTINKNPAIANISAAAMVMAGIGGAIIPLLQAVCIDGLNLRFSFLLPVVLYLLLALWGRLNLRPLGTST, from the coding sequence ATGAATAAAAATCTAACATTACTCGCGATGATGTTTTTCTTATGGGGAAATATCACGGCCATTAACAGCGTGCTGATCATATTTTTCTACCAGTATTTTCATCTGTCATGGTCGCAGTCTATTTTCATTACCGTTATTTTTTACGTTGCCCCTTTTCTGACCTGTCTGCCCTGCTCAATGCTGATTGAGCGCCAGGGATACCGTAAGGTACTGCTGCTGTCGTTAGCGTTGTCAGTTGCGGGATGTCTGATGTTCGCCCTGGCATTGCAACTGGATTCCTTTGCCCTGTCACTGCTGGCGATGTTTGTCGTGGCGACGGGCGTGGCGGCGATGCAGGTCGTCGCCAATCCTTATCTGACGTTGCTTAGTGCCCCGCACAAACGGATCGGCAATCTGTGCCTGGCCTCCGCCGTTAATTCGCTGGGAACCACGCTTGCCCCTATGCTGGTTGCGCTGCTGCTGGCGTTTTCCCCCGTCGATATCCTGGCACGCGAAGAGCCCATCAGCGCGCTCTGGCTTTGCCTCGCCTTCTTTTCGCTGGCGCTGATTGCGGGTGTTTTCTGGATCCACCTGCCGGATGTGGCGCGCCCGGAAAAAACCGCATCGGGGACGCATAACGCCTGGAAGAACAGAGAACTGCTATTCAGCGTGGCGGCGATTTTTATCTATGTCGGCGTCGAAGTGAGCCTTGCGACCAGTCTGGTCAAATATCTCATCACAATCGGCGGCTGGAGCACCACTGTCGCGATGTCGCTGGTCTCTTTTTACTGGGGAGGCGCGCTGGCCGGGCGTTTTCTTTATGGTTTTCTCGCCGATAAAACAGGCAATTACACGCCATTTCTGGTGGCGACGCTGGCCTGCGCAACGGCGGTGATCATGGCGATATGGCTGAACGATATCACCGGTGGTTACCTGCTTATCCTGACCGGCTTAGGGAACTCGATTCTGTATCCGATTATCTTCGGGCACACCATCAACAAAAATCCGGCAATCGCCAACATTTCTGCCGCCGCAATGGTGATGGCTGGGATTGGCGGCGCGATCATTCCCTTATTGCAGGCGGTCTGCATTGACGGGCTCAATCTCCGGTTCAGCTTTTTATTACCGGTCGTGCTGTACCTTCTGCTGGCGCTGTGGGGGCGGCTGAATCTCCGCCCCCTCGGTACATCAACTTAA
- the yicI gene encoding alpha-xylosidase: MKISDGNWLIQPGLNLTHPIQVFDVEQHGNELVVYAAPRDVRERTWQLDTPLFTLRFFSPQEGIVGVRMEHFQGALDNGPHYPLNVLQDVKVDIQNTADMAELKSGNLSVRVTKGEFWSLDFLRNGVRITGSQLKNNGYVQDTDTQRNYMFERLDLGVGETVYGLGERFTALVRNGQTIETWNRDGGTSTEQSYKNIPFYLTNRGYGVLVNHPQCVSFEIGSEKVSKVQFSVEGEYLEYFVIDGPTPKEVLNRYTRFTGRPALPPAWSFGLWLTTSFTTNYDEATVNSFIDGMATRNLPLHVFHFDCFWMKAFQWCDFEWDPVTFPDPEGMIRRLKEKGLKVCVWINPYIGQKSPIFSELKEKGYLLKRPDGSLWQWDKWQPGLAIYDFTNPDACKWYADKLKGLVDIGVDCFKTDFGERIPTDVQWFDGADPQKMHNHYAYIYNELVWNVLKETVGEEEAVLFARSASVGAQQFPVHWGGDCYANYESMAESLRGGLSIGLSGFGFWSHDIGGFENTAPAHVYKRWCAFGLLSSHSRLHGSKSYRVPWAYDDESCDVVRYFTEQKCRMMPYLYREAVRAHERGTPMMRAMILEFPDDPACDYLDRQYMLGDSVMVAPVFSQAGDVQFYLPEGRWTHLWRNDEVQGSRWHKQQHDFLSLPVYVRDNTLLALGSNHQKPDYAWNEGTAFQLFALDEGREAVCEVPAADGSVAFTLTAKRNGNTLTVTGNGDAHSWTLCLRNIAQISGIRGGSHRGSELGVVVTPQSHETVITL; this comes from the coding sequence ATGAAGATTAGCGACGGGAACTGGCTGATTCAGCCGGGCCTTAATTTGACGCATCCGATCCAGGTGTTTGATGTAGAACAGCACGGTAACGAACTGGTGGTTTATGCCGCGCCGCGTGACGTCCGTGAACGCACCTGGCAACTGGATACACCGCTGTTTACGTTGCGTTTCTTTTCGCCGCAGGAAGGGATTGTCGGCGTGCGCATGGAACACTTTCAGGGGGCGCTGGATAACGGTCCGCATTACCCGCTCAACGTTTTGCAGGACGTGAAAGTCGACATCCAAAACACCGCCGACATGGCTGAACTGAAAAGCGGTAACTTAAGCGTACGCGTCACCAAAGGTGAGTTCTGGTCGCTGGATTTCCTGCGTAACGGCGTGCGCATCACCGGTAGCCAGTTAAAGAACAACGGCTATGTGCAGGACACCGACACGCAGCGGAACTACATGTTCGAGCGCTTGGATCTGGGCGTCGGCGAAACGGTTTACGGTCTGGGCGAGCGCTTCACCGCACTGGTGCGCAATGGCCAGACGATAGAAACCTGGAACCGCGACGGCGGGACCAGCACCGAGCAGTCTTACAAAAACATCCCGTTTTACCTGACTAACCGTGGCTACGGCGTACTGGTCAACCATCCACAGTGCGTCTCGTTTGAAATCGGTTCGGAGAAGGTGTCGAAAGTGCAGTTCAGCGTCGAAGGGGAATATCTCGAATACTTCGTGATCGACGGTCCGACGCCGAAAGAAGTGTTGAACCGCTATACCCGCTTCACGGGGCGTCCGGCGCTGCCGCCTGCCTGGTCATTTGGCCTGTGGCTGACCACCTCGTTTACCACCAACTACGATGAAGCGACGGTAAATAGCTTTATTGACGGCATGGCAACGCGCAATCTGCCGCTGCACGTTTTCCACTTCGACTGTTTCTGGATGAAAGCCTTCCAGTGGTGTGATTTCGAATGGGACCCGGTGACCTTCCCGGACCCGGAAGGAATGATTCGTCGGCTGAAGGAGAAGGGGCTGAAGGTCTGCGTGTGGATTAACCCGTACATTGGACAGAAATCACCGATTTTCAGTGAGCTAAAAGAGAAAGGCTATCTGCTGAAGCGTCCGGATGGTTCGTTGTGGCAGTGGGATAAATGGCAGCCGGGGCTGGCAATTTATGATTTCACCAACCCGGATGCCTGCAAATGGTACGCCGACAAGCTGAAAGGCCTGGTGGATATTGGCGTTGACTGCTTCAAGACCGACTTCGGCGAGCGTATCCCGACCGATGTGCAATGGTTTGATGGTGCCGATCCGCAGAAAATGCACAACCATTATGCGTACATCTACAACGAACTGGTGTGGAACGTACTGAAAGAGACCGTGGGTGAAGAAGAAGCGGTCCTGTTTGCCCGATCCGCTTCCGTGGGTGCACAACAATTCCCGGTGCATTGGGGCGGCGATTGCTACGCCAACTATGAGTCAATGGCGGAAAGCCTGCGTGGCGGCTTGTCTATCGGCTTGTCCGGGTTTGGTTTCTGGAGCCACGACATCGGCGGCTTCGAGAATACCGCGCCGGCGCACGTCTATAAGCGCTGGTGTGCGTTTGGCCTGCTCTCCAGCCACAGTCGTTTGCACGGCAGCAAATCCTATCGTGTGCCCTGGGCGTATGACGATGAATCCTGCGATGTGGTGCGCTACTTCACCGAACAGAAGTGCCGCATGATGCCGTATCTGTACCGGGAGGCGGTTCGTGCGCATGAGCGGGGCACGCCGATGATGCGCGCCATGATACTGGAGTTTCCGGACGATCCGGCATGCGACTATCTCGACCGCCAGTATATGTTGGGTGATTCTGTAATGGTGGCACCGGTGTTCTCGCAAGCCGGTGACGTGCAGTTTTACCTGCCGGAGGGACGCTGGACGCACCTGTGGCGCAACGACGAAGTACAGGGCAGTCGCTGGCACAAACAGCAGCATGACTTCCTGAGTCTGCCGGTGTACGTGCGTGACAACACTCTGCTGGCGTTGGGCAGTAATCATCAAAAGCCGGATTACGCGTGGAACGAAGGCACCGCCTTCCAGTTGTTCGCTCTCGATGAGGGACGTGAAGCCGTTTGCGAAGTCCCTGCGGCGGATGGTTCGGTTGCCTTTACGCTGACCGCTAAGCGCAATGGCAACACCCTCACCGTGACGGGGAATGGCGATGCACACAGCTGGACGCTGTGCCTGCGTAACATTGCGCAAATTAGCGGTATTCGCGGCGGTTCACATCGGGGAAGTGAACTGGGCGTGGTGGTGACACCGCAGAGTCATGAGACAGTCATTACTCTTTAA
- a CDS encoding glycoside-pentoside-hexuronide family transporter, translated as MTNHVLSVKEKIGYGMGDAASHIIFDNVMFYMMFFYTDIFGIPAGFVGTMFLLARALDAISDPCMGLLADRTRSRWGKFRPWVLFGALPFGVVCVLAYSTPDLSLNGKMIYAAVTYTLLTLLYTVVNIPYCALGGVITSDPTQRISLQSWRFVLATAGGMLSTVLMMPLVNFINSENKALGFQGGIAVLSVVAFLMLAFCFFTTKERVEAPPSTTSMREDLRDIWQNDQWRIVGLLTILNILAVCVRGGAMMYYVTWILGTPEVFVAFLTTYCVGNLIGSALAKPLTDWKCKVSIFWWTNAALAVVSLAMFFVPMQANITMFVFIFVIGVLHQLVTPIQWVMMSDTVDYGEWCNGKRLTGISFAGTLFVLKLGLALGGALIGWMLAGGGYDAAAKTQNSATLSIIIALFTIVPAICYLLSAVIAKRYYTLKTPYLRNILDQLAQGARRNQQEFTHNEFQN; from the coding sequence ATGACTAATCATGTTTTGTCTGTTAAGGAGAAGATTGGCTACGGGATGGGTGACGCGGCCAGTCATATTATTTTCGATAATGTAATGTTTTATATGATGTTTTTCTATACCGATATTTTCGGTATCCCTGCCGGTTTTGTCGGCACCATGTTTTTACTGGCGCGCGCGCTGGACGCCATTTCTGACCCGTGCATGGGACTGCTGGCAGACCGAACGCGCTCTCGTTGGGGAAAATTCCGACCGTGGGTGCTGTTTGGCGCACTGCCGTTTGGTGTGGTTTGCGTCCTGGCATACAGCACGCCGGACCTCAGCCTGAACGGTAAGATGATATACGCCGCCGTCACCTATACGCTGTTGACGCTGCTTTATACCGTGGTGAATATCCCGTATTGCGCGCTGGGTGGGGTGATCACCAGCGACCCAACGCAGCGTATTTCCTTACAGTCTTGGCGCTTTGTGCTGGCGACGGCGGGTGGGATGCTCTCGACCGTGCTGATGATGCCACTGGTGAATTTCATTAACAGTGAGAACAAAGCGCTGGGTTTCCAGGGCGGGATTGCGGTGTTGTCCGTGGTGGCGTTCCTGATGCTGGCATTCTGCTTCTTCACGACGAAAGAGCGTGTGGAAGCACCGCCAAGCACCACTTCGATGCGCGAAGATCTGCGCGATATCTGGCAAAACGACCAGTGGCGGATCGTGGGACTCCTGACCATCCTCAATATCCTCGCCGTCTGCGTGCGCGGTGGCGCGATGATGTATTACGTCACCTGGATCCTGGGAACGCCGGAGGTGTTTGTCGCCTTCCTTACCACCTACTGCGTCGGTAACCTGATTGGCTCCGCGCTGGCAAAACCCCTCACTGACTGGAAATGCAAAGTCAGCATCTTCTGGTGGACCAATGCGGCGCTGGCCGTGGTTAGCCTCGCGATGTTCTTCGTCCCGATGCAGGCCAACATCACTATGTTCGTCTTTATCTTCGTGATCGGCGTGTTGCACCAGCTGGTGACGCCAATCCAGTGGGTGATGATGTCCGATACCGTCGACTATGGCGAATGGTGCAACGGTAAACGTCTGACCGGCATCAGTTTTGCGGGCACCCTGTTCGTGCTCAAGCTGGGTCTGGCGCTCGGTGGCGCACTTATTGGCTGGATGCTGGCGGGCGGCGGTTACGACGCGGCAGCGAAAACCCAGAACAGTGCCACCCTCAGCATCATTATTGCTTTGTTCACGATCGTCCCGGCCATCTGTTACCTGCTGAGCGCCGTGATTGCCAAACGCTATTACACCCTGAAAACGCCTTACCTGAGAAATATCCTTGACCAACTGGCACAGGGCGCGCGCCGCAATCAGCAAGAATTTACGCATAACGAATTTCAGAACTAA
- a CDS encoding GNAT family N-acetyltransferase, producing the protein MSTPLFRQATPADVDRCYEIETLAYEGDEAATREKIAIRIQRYPQGFMCMELNGEVAGFINAGCAWEVVMSDEEFKELVGHDPDAPNAVIMSVVIHPDFQGKGYSSLMMREFVTRMKAMHKQTIHLMCKDRHVDLYAHFGYRYVKPSESDHGGMAWHEMVMAL; encoded by the coding sequence ATGTCCACTCCGCTATTCCGTCAGGCCACGCCCGCCGATGTTGACCGCTGTTATGAGATTGAAACGCTTGCCTATGAAGGTGATGAGGCCGCAACGCGGGAAAAGATTGCCATCCGTATCCAGCGCTATCCGCAGGGATTTATGTGCATGGAACTGAACGGTGAGGTGGCAGGCTTTATCAATGCCGGATGCGCCTGGGAGGTAGTGATGTCTGATGAGGAATTTAAGGAACTGGTGGGGCACGATCCGGATGCGCCCAATGCGGTGATTATGTCGGTGGTGATACACCCGGATTTTCAGGGGAAAGGCTACTCGTCACTGATGATGCGTGAGTTTGTGACGCGGATGAAAGCGATGCACAAACAGACAATCCACCTGATGTGTAAAGACCGCCATGTCGATCTCTATGCCCATTTTGGCTATCGCTATGTCAAACCATCAGAATCCGATCACGGCGGGATGGCGTGGCACGAGATGGTGATGGCGTTGTAA